GTTTTATCTTACAGGTCCGAAATTTCCTAATAGTTTCCAAGGAAGTTCCCTGAAAACAAATACCAGGTCAGAGCAGCAGGTCAGCAGAACatgcagaaaatgtgaaaaataaggataaatcataaataaaagtattaacCTGCTCTGATCAAATGGACACAAAGGCCGGATGCATAACGACAGTAGCTGATGATACCAAATATGAACTGAGAAGTGAGTGAAGTGAGGAGTGGATTGTATCagaacagtagaaaaaaaaaaaaaaaaatttttttcagtgcatgagACAAAATTTACATCCTGTGCCTCAGGCTGTAAATTCATTACACCCCACAATATGAAAGTGCTGGCAGAAGAAACAGCTCACTGATGATTTTGCTATTTGTGCAGCCTTACTAGTAGTGTGGCCATAATCTAAATGTTCACAGTCATCTCATCTTTAAGTTTTACATTTGTGTCATACAGATGGATGtagtgttgttttaaaataaacacactagTTTATTGTTATGGCAGAAGTCTGTACATTGTTCTGAACACTCATACTGAATGTGTATTGTAATCAAACCCGTTGACTAATTGTAGGGCTTCACGATTTTGGCAGATGGAGACACGTGAACAAAGCAGGAATTTGCTCCCTCAGGGAATCAAAGACCTGCTTATTTGTAGAACTGTCGAAAAGCTGTACTCTTGTAAGCTGTGAGTTTCATCAAGGTTAAGAGAAATTGATCTTAGGTGTTATAAATCAAGAATCCATAAATAAATACGTTTGGATTActaaattgtgaaaaatcattttatttggcTTATGTCTACCTCTGTCATAACTTTATCTTTTTATTCACCTTTTATCCTGATGACTTATAGGAAAGTAGGCTGATTGACATCAACAACAGACTTGATGACTCAGTTTAAAGTGAGAAACCTGTGATCCTAAatgattaatacacatttataactgcagtcTTTGAGCCTTTGACagacatgtatgtgtgtgtgtatgatttatGTGGTTCGTATTGTATGTAAGAACTAGATGTGGACTAGTATTAACCGTGGTGGACTGACGgattggttgattgattgaCAGTGGTTGGCCTCTGTGAGCCGTTTTTTTCAAGAGAGAGACCCGCTCGGATTCACGACTTCGAGCCGGGGCTGTTAAACGTAGCTGCTGTTCGTGGTACCCGGGCAGAGAGCCGCCGCCCGCCTGCGTTTCCACCCCTTAAACAACTTCCTGATTCAAGGGCCAGTTGGGGATACTGATAAATCTGCACGGCCCCGTCTCACTCCGCCCACTGTGGGAGCTGCAGGCAGCACGGAACAATCGCTTCATTCTTCGAATCGCAAAAAGGTAGGGAAATGTCATCAATTGCGCGTTCACTTGGATACTCGAGCGTaacttgctttttcttttttcttccttctgtgCAGCGTGTAAAAGCTTAGGTCGCGGCTAGGCAGGGTGAATGCTTCGCTCCGGGGGCTCGCTGGCAGCGCCAGTGCAGAGTCAAGCTCAGGGGCCAAAGTTGACGTTGGGTTTGGGGGGGGAGCGCAGCGCAATGTCTCGCCTCTCAAATCCCCGTCGAAGTGCGGCCGGCAGCCGCATGTCCTCGCGTGCTGAACTTTGACGCTGGTAAATCCGCGCAGCAGAGTGGAAAGCTGTGTCTAACGGGGAAAATCGATATAGCTGTGTGCGCAGATAAACACTATCAGTGTCCTAATCGACATGTTAAAGTACAGGAGAAAAAGCATAGGAGGAGGCTTCTGGTGTCGGCCAACTCCACCActttgggggggggtgaagcTTCATGGATGcaccttttgcttttttttccagggaaaACTTTTACCAGACTGACCCGCTTCATCCGTCACAGGGGCTGAAGCATGACTCGTCGTGTGGCGGTGGTTGGAGGAGGCAGTTCGGGTCTGGCCTGTATCAAGTGCTGCCTGGACGAGGGGCTGGAGCCTGTCTGCTTTGAAAGCAGTGATGACATCGGGGGTCTGTGGAGGTTCAAGGTGGGTCACGCTCTGTGCAGGGTGGACTTTCTCAGTTAACTCACACAGTACGTTCAGTACGggctttttctctgttcttggTCTATTTACTATACTGCAGGACAATCCTGAGCCGGACAGGGCCAGCATCTACCACTCTGTCATCATCAACACCTCCAAGGAGATGATGTGTTTCAGTGACTTTCCAATCCCCGCACACTTCCCAAACTACATGCACAACTCCCTCATCATGGACTACTTTCGGATGTATGCTGACCACTTCCAGCTCACCAGGCACATACGCTTCAACGTAAGGATTCCTCGCTGACTCCCTGCCTAGAATTAAACTTTTGCTTCATCTCAAATGACGCACCATTCTCACCGTAGTGAGAAAATGCTGTTTAGTTTAACATAACAGATGGTTAAATGTATAGAAAATATATTCTAtttaccttgaaaaaaaaatctgttttaactGTGATCTGTATCTGTCTTACTGTCGCCCAGACCAAGGTTTTGCAGGTGAAGAAGAGATCAGATTTCTCTCACTCAGGTCAGTGGGATGTTGAAACCGAGAACCAGGACGGCAAAAaggagaaacacatttttgatgctGTGATGATCTGTATTGGACATCACTGCCACCCCAACCTGCCTCTCCGTGACTTCCCAGGTATCACTTAAAGGCCTTAAATATCCATCACTTTATTCCAGGGCAAGAAGTGCTGATAGTGTTCTAGCAATATGAAGGGCAGATTATGTTATTTAAGAGTCAACCTTTCACCCTGTACAGTGTGGTTACACAATACTGGTTACAAAAAACTGTATTACTGCACTGTAACAGAAAGAGAATAGTGTTGTCAGTATAACGCGTCAACCTTGGcctaaattacatttttagggTAAAGCTGTAATATCTACTTCAAACACAGATCAAAGTCTTCTGGTAGCTGAAGCAGGGGCGGGACAGGCCTACTGccagaaggggggggggggggggcagaactTTGTTAATGGTTCCTCTTCCCCAGTCACTGAATAACATAATCAGTAATATTGTTCATGAACACAGTGTAGAAATTGCCAAAAGTATACCCACTGAATCATAAAACAATCGGACAGCTACACGTAGTTcacagtttattattttaagcCCTGTCATATTATTATAATGCAATGATATTCCAAATATCTCTGGTACAGACTTTccaatatcatttaaaaaaatttttatatGGTGACTTATAGTTTTGCTCTCTGTATTTAAACCTAGTGGCTCACCCAAAATTATCTTGGCGTTAATCTATGATATCTTATACGAACATATGTTCTTTTGTAGCTACTCAACAGTGACTTTATGATACTTTCTCATATTATATTTGTATAGTATCATTTATAGGACCATAGGACTATAGGATATATAGGTCTCTCAGTCTGAGTCCTGACCAACTTTACAGATAATGGTAAAGAGCCATATGTCTGTCAGTCACAAGATGCTGCTGCAGTCTACAGGAGTCAGGTCTGATTTATAAAACACCCATATCAGGATCATCACACCCAGCCTGGTGTTACTGGCCTTTAAGGGTTTATTAGAGGCATGTAACATAGTAATCCTCACAGTAAAAAAACAGCACCGTCATTTCAGTACCGAGGAGAGCGCACGTGACAGATCTGAATTTatcaataaaaaagattttaccCTGGCAGCAAACAATACCATCCTCACTGTCAACCATTTGGTATTGCCGACTTACCCCTCACACTAAGATGAGCGCAACAGTTTGCAACCACAGATCCACTGCATTGAACTagtttctctgtcactctcacagacacagagaaacgcACACACCCCCACAAAACCCACTACTGAGTAGGAGTAAAGAGATACTGTGTGTAGCAGTTACAAGTCTACGTCTTTTTTTCAGGCATTGAAACTTTCCAGGGAAAGTATTTCCACAGTCGAGACTACAAGACTCCTGAGGAGTGGAGGAATAAAAAGGTTGTAGTGATTGGAATAGGCAACTCTGGAGGAGACATAGCAGTGGAGCTCAGCAGAGTCACCAAACAGGTTGGACAGAGATAGTTACATTTAGATGACATGCTGTATGTGTTTGACGTGTTTGTACATCAACATATTTGATGGAAcactgtttttagttttaggtCCTGCCGGTCATGATAACATCATTTCATTCACCAAATTTATTATTGAGATCTGGGGATGGCACTTCATTGTCATAATTTTACAGGAGAGTCCAGAAGGTTAAACAGCACAAGCGATCagacaagttgtaaacaaaTCCAACCTTCAGCTgcactatatatatattgttgGCACGTACAACTCCAGTAAAATAAGGAAAATCAGTGTTGAACCTGCGTGTAGCTCTGCAAGATGTAAAGGACATTTACGACAGACAGTTTGGTGATATTGAAACTTtgctgttcatgtttttttttttcaattccaaATGTCAATTAGATAAAATGGTGACTTCTTTAATACCTGTCTGATTGTTTGACTGTTTGTGGGGTCAACTCAATTATGACCACAGGGCTGGGTGGACAGAACATAAACTGGATAATTGGATACAACTACTGGGTGAAAGGTTTTTGCCCAGGCAAAGCTGCCTGGTAGAGTCAATATCaatgtttaaaaggaaaaaaaaaacaaaaacagcaagtAGGTTAAAGGTAGCAGAGGCCACAGGTGTAAGTGAAATACTGTGGAAAATCGAAATTCATTTTACTGATAGAACCCCTTATTTTGAGTTCACTTTATAAATGCTAGATTTTCCACATTAGTATTTCAGAGTCAAACGCTTTGCCGGGATAATGACTGACTACCATGTGTTCTCTTCCCAGCTTTACCTGAGCACTCGAAGGGGAGCCTGGATTCTGAACAGAGTTGGGGACAGTGGCATACCTAttgatttactttttaataGGGTGGTTAACTATCTACGGAAAATTCTTCCCTTCAATGTTTTCTGTGGTCTGGGAGAGAGCCGGCTCAACCAAAGATTTGATCACAGTCTGTACAATCTTAAGCCAAAGCACAGGTACTGTATttgcaactttttaaaaaaaattttatctactaaagctgaaatgtcagaagatgaggatgaaaaTGTCAGTCGGTTGGCACTTTGTCTGCCCAATGCATTAGTCCAGGGGAAGATATCTCGACAACTGTTGGCCAGAATAGCtgtcaaaatagctgcagatattcatggtccccagttGATGATCCGAACAGCTATAGTGCCCCATGACATTTCCGAGAGTCACCATCAGGACTCGAGTTCCTTTAGTAGTAAATAATTCAAATCTAATAGGCAGATTGTCATGGAATTTATTGACCACATTCTTGTTCACCCTCATACTCTTTGACTATTATTCTGCTTTTCTCCAGCACTACCCTCAGGCCAAAATGTTAACGCATCTTGTGATATGATGTGcagactgccatgaaatttgctgacATTCATGCTTCTAAAGGGGTAGACcaattttaatgacattttctcCAAGTGTAACCTTAAGGACAAACTTAAAAGACTCACTATTTGTATGGCTATATAGTACAATTATCAACATGTTCATTCTGTGCATCATGCCACTAGAGCTGCTATAGACTTTTTGTCTCATCTTAATTAAAAAGCTTGCAGTATTCATCAAATAGTTCTTACATGACTTACCAGTGTGAATATAAATGTCAGGTTGTTCAGCCAACATCCCACAGTGAATGATGAACTTCCCAACCGCATCCTATCTGGAACAGTTCAGGTGAAACCCAACATCCGCAGATTACAAGGGTCCAGTGTGGAGTTTGATGACGGGAGTGTAGTGGAAGATATTGACCTGGTGGTAGGTTTAGTAAATATTGTGCCTGCATTCAACCACTCATACTAACGGTCTCTGCTCTCTTTACACTTTCATACAGTACAGCTCACAAGTAATGTATGACTGACATGAGTCCCCTGTCTTTTAGGTGTTTGCCACAGGTTACAGGTTTTCCTTTCCGTTCCTGGCCTCTCATGTGGTCTCAGTGTCTGAGAACAAAGCATCTCTTTACAAGTATGTGTTTCCCCCCGAGCTGGACCGTCCTACACTGGCTATCATTGGTCTAGTGCAGCCACTGGGAGCTATTATGCCCATCTCTGAGATGCAGGCCAGATGGGCCACACGTGTCTTTAAAGGTaatacaggttttttttaaaaatgcaaccttttctctcactctgtccttTTCAgaagtattttgtgtttaattaaaaattaatcatttaatcacaATTAATCATTGTGTCACAATGTCTCCTCTCGAAAAGGGTGTGTCAAGCTTCCCTTAATGGCTGCCATGCTAAAAGATGTCCAGTGCAAGCAGGAGACCATGGCTAAAAGGTGCTGCAGTGGATTGACTTAATTTTGTGATTACTTAGATATTTTGGATCTGAAAAGTACACAATTTTGCACTCCACAACATAACCAGctcaagtttctttttcaggtATGTCACCAGTCAGAGACACACCATCCAGGTTGACTATATCAGCTACATGGATGAGA
This genomic interval from Xiphias gladius isolate SHS-SW01 ecotype Sanya breed wild chromosome 6, ASM1685928v1, whole genome shotgun sequence contains the following:
- the LOC120791072 gene encoding flavin-containing monooxygenase 5-like isoform X2; its protein translation is MTRRVAVVGGGSSGLACIKCCLDEGLEPVCFESSDDIGGLWRFKDNPEPDRASIYHSVIINTSKEMMCFSDFPIPAHFPNYMHNSLIMDYFRMYADHFQLTRHIRFNTKVLQVKKRSDFSHSGQWDVETENQDGKKEKHIFDAVMICIGHHCHPNLPLRDFPGIETFQGKYFHSRDYKTPEEWRNKKVVVIGIGNSGGDIAVELSRVTKQLYLSTRRGAWILNRVGDSGIPIDLLFNRVVNYLRKILPFNVFCGLGESRLNQRFDHSLYNLKPKHSTTLRPKC
- the LOC120791072 gene encoding flavin-containing monooxygenase 5-like isoform X1 codes for the protein MTRRVAVVGGGSSGLACIKCCLDEGLEPVCFESSDDIGGLWRFKDNPEPDRASIYHSVIINTSKEMMCFSDFPIPAHFPNYMHNSLIMDYFRMYADHFQLTRHIRFNTKVLQVKKRSDFSHSGQWDVETENQDGKKEKHIFDAVMICIGHHCHPNLPLRDFPGIETFQGKYFHSRDYKTPEEWRNKKVVVIGIGNSGGDIAVELSRVTKQLYLSTRRGAWILNRVGDSGIPIDLLFNRVVNYLRKILPFNVFCGLGESRLNQRFDHSLYNLKPKHRLFSQHPTVNDELPNRILSGTVQVKPNIRRLQGSSVEFDDGSVVEDIDLVVFATGYRFSFPFLASHVVSVSENKASLYKYVFPPELDRPTLAIIGLVQPLGAIMPISEMQARWATRVFKGCVKLPLMAAMLKDVQCKQETMAKRYVTSQRHTIQVDYISYMDEIAELVGVKPNIPGMLLTDPKLALNVILGPCTPYQYRLRGPRKWAGARQAVLTQWERVVQPMHTRPCDEPKPKRSLKWPLILSAAAVGLAAYVHRSNLPAFLQDPPALLDKIKVYLPAK